The following proteins are co-located in the Dyadobacter chenwenxiniae genome:
- a CDS encoding carboxylesterase family protein yields MKFWNTKVLIVLILVLSFTNLSAQKLSPGPQVLTFHSDADDTEQPYGLYLPKNFDENKKYPLVIMLHGAGSNHRLALKRVFGKTNAEGETDVEASRYFQPWEDVDFIVASPYARGTAGYQGIPEEDVYDVLDDVKKRFKIDENRTYLTGLSMGGGGTLWIGLTRPDIWAAIAPVCPAPPEGTFDLASNALNFPIHFFHGDADPVVPVAGTRKWVQHLQDIGVEVSYKEFVDVKHDSWVSAYDNEFIFEWFGHAERNPFPNRVKFVSKQYKYNKAFWVQFDKMNLGTLAEIDANLNKPNAATITTKNLSAFTVNLKGHPKFNAATNVSFTIDGKALTAKLDSSISFVKNNNVWAVATSPIAIGIVKKKGAEGPIYEAFSSRHIYVYGTADNPSPEELKKRTDLATQAADWSHYRGEFLGRIMFFPRVLSDKEVRESDIESSNLILFGTKETNAMIAKYADKLPVHLSPADKAHGLLYVFPMDKHYVAVSSGLPWWSGAEDKGFPFVSVMHRRLPEFKDLFFFKDSSTNLIVNGNFSDDWQVTEDMKAKLSGSGAITITK; encoded by the coding sequence ATGAAATTCTGGAATACAAAGGTTTTGATAGTTCTGATCTTGGTGCTCAGCTTTACTAATTTGTCAGCCCAGAAGCTCTCACCCGGCCCGCAAGTCCTCACATTTCATTCCGATGCTGACGACACCGAGCAGCCTTACGGACTATATCTTCCCAAGAATTTTGACGAGAATAAGAAATATCCGCTGGTGATCATGCTGCACGGCGCCGGCTCGAACCATCGGCTCGCATTGAAACGTGTTTTTGGTAAAACGAATGCCGAAGGTGAAACGGACGTGGAAGCAAGCAGATATTTTCAGCCGTGGGAAGATGTTGATTTTATTGTCGCTTCGCCTTATGCAAGAGGGACAGCAGGTTACCAAGGCATTCCCGAAGAAGACGTTTATGATGTCCTCGATGACGTGAAAAAGCGCTTTAAAATTGATGAAAATAGAACTTACCTCACCGGCCTGTCCATGGGTGGGGGAGGGACACTTTGGATCGGACTTACAAGGCCTGACATTTGGGCAGCGATTGCGCCGGTTTGCCCCGCACCGCCGGAAGGAACATTCGATCTTGCTTCTAACGCATTAAATTTCCCCATTCACTTTTTTCATGGCGATGCTGATCCGGTCGTTCCCGTTGCGGGCACGCGCAAATGGGTGCAGCATTTGCAGGATATTGGTGTTGAAGTGAGTTATAAAGAGTTTGTGGATGTGAAACACGACAGTTGGGTAAGCGCCTATGACAATGAATTTATCTTCGAATGGTTTGGGCACGCCGAACGCAATCCCTTTCCTAATCGCGTCAAATTTGTCAGCAAGCAATACAAATACAATAAGGCTTTCTGGGTTCAGTTTGATAAAATGAATCTGGGAACTTTGGCAGAGATTGACGCCAATCTGAACAAGCCGAATGCGGCGACGATCACTACGAAGAACCTTTCTGCGTTCACTGTTAACCTGAAAGGTCATCCTAAATTCAATGCTGCAACGAATGTAAGTTTTACTATTGATGGAAAAGCGCTTACAGCAAAATTGGACAGCTCGATTTCTTTTGTGAAAAATAACAATGTATGGGCAGTGGCAACGAGCCCCATTGCAATAGGCATAGTGAAGAAGAAAGGAGCCGAAGGGCCAATTTATGAGGCATTTTCAAGCCGTCACATCTATGTCTACGGCACTGCTGACAATCCTTCTCCCGAAGAGTTGAAGAAAAGGACCGATTTGGCCACTCAGGCTGCCGACTGGTCGCATTACAGAGGAGAATTCTTGGGCCGGATTATGTTTTTTCCAAGGGTTTTATCAGATAAGGAAGTGCGGGAGAGTGATATTGAGAGTAGCAACCTTATTCTGTTTGGAACAAAGGAAACGAATGCAATGATTGCAAAATATGCAGACAAGCTTCCCGTGCATTTGAGTCCTGCTGATAAAGCGCACGGGTTATTGTATGTATTTCCGATGGACAAACATTACGTGGCGGTAAGCTCTGGTCTGCCTTGGTGGAGTGGAGCGGAGGATAAGGGCTTCCCTTTTGTTTCCGTCATGCATCGCCGACTTCCGGAATTCAAGGATCTGTTTTTCTTTAAGGATTCGTCTACAAATTTGATTGTTAACGGCAATTTTTCGGATGATTGGCAAGTGACGGAAGATATGAAGGCGAAGCTTTCCGGCTCAGGAGCAATTACGATTACCAAATAA
- a CDS encoding acyl-CoA thioesterase produces MFVHEVKGVRVRYADTDQMGYVYYGNYARYYEIGRVEALRSLDFHYKVMEDEGVMMPVYENRSRYIKPARYDDELSIRVTLQEMPGIRVVFHYEIRNQLDVLLNTGETTLVFQRRDNGKLCMAPEKLLNKLKPYFEV; encoded by the coding sequence ATGTTTGTTCACGAAGTTAAGGGCGTACGGGTCCGTTATGCGGACACGGATCAGATGGGATATGTGTATTATGGAAATTATGCGCGTTATTACGAGATTGGGAGGGTTGAGGCGCTGAGAAGCCTGGATTTTCATTACAAAGTGATGGAAGACGAGGGCGTAATGATGCCTGTTTATGAAAACCGCTCACGTTACATTAAGCCAGCCCGATATGATGATGAACTGAGCATCAGGGTGACTTTACAGGAAATGCCTGGCATAAGAGTTGTTTTTCACTATGAGATCCGTAATCAACTCGATGTGCTGCTTAATACAGGCGAAACGACTTTGGTTTTTCAGCGGCGTGACAATGGAAAGCTGTGCATGGCTCCCGAAAAGCTGTTGAACAAGCTGAAACCTTATTTTGAAGTTTAA
- a CDS encoding YihY/virulence factor BrkB family protein, giving the protein MLEKLLKNRHVKRLIVWLQDTVFLGGTVSLYDILVNLVRSNRKYDIDQRASAVAYSLTLASFPAVIFLFTLIPYIPIEHLDQQIMELLRENVPSGIYEDADQTIMDIISRPRKGVLSFGFIFAMIASTNGMMSLMRSFDMVYDDNDTRGFLKLRAIATLLTLLLIVVLFLSVILLIVGDAVMNIFSDWNILQDDWMIVMLNVTRYMISFGSLMFTISMIYRFAPSHGRQFSFINAGAVIASVLILFATYGFSFYLSRFSSYNKLYGSIGTMIALMIWLYLLAFVIILGFEINASINTAARAKAIAKH; this is encoded by the coding sequence ATGCTTGAGAAACTGTTAAAAAACCGGCATGTCAAGCGGCTTATTGTCTGGTTGCAGGACACCGTATTTCTGGGCGGGACAGTTTCTTTGTATGACATTCTTGTAAATCTGGTCAGGAGCAACCGCAAGTATGACATTGACCAGCGTGCTTCTGCCGTTGCTTACAGTCTTACCCTTGCATCTTTCCCGGCGGTAATCTTCCTTTTTACATTAATTCCCTACATTCCGATTGAGCATCTGGACCAGCAGATTATGGAGTTGCTGCGGGAAAATGTTCCCAGTGGCATTTATGAGGATGCGGATCAGACTATTATGGACATTATCAGCAGGCCAAGAAAAGGTGTGCTTTCATTCGGTTTTATCTTTGCCATGATCGCGTCAACGAATGGAATGATGTCCTTAATGCGCTCTTTTGACATGGTTTATGATGACAATGATACACGCGGCTTCTTAAAATTAAGAGCTATTGCCACATTGTTGACATTGCTGCTGATCGTAGTGCTGTTCCTTTCAGTGATTCTTTTGATCGTCGGTGACGCGGTTATGAATATTTTTAGCGACTGGAATATTTTGCAGGATGACTGGATGATTGTCATGCTGAATGTCACGCGTTATATGATCAGTTTCGGCTCCCTGATGTTTACAATTTCGATGATTTACCGGTTTGCCCCTTCGCATGGCAGGCAATTTAGTTTTATAAACGCAGGGGCGGTCATTGCTTCTGTGCTCATCCTTTTCGCGACTTACGGATTTTCGTTTTATCTGTCGCGTTTCAGCTCTTATAACAAGCTTTACGGCTCCATTGGAACCATGATCGCCCTCATGATCTGGCTTTATCTGCTGGCATTTGTGATCATCCTGGGGTTCGAAATCAATGCCAGCATCAACACCGCGGCCAGGGCCAAAGCCATCGCTAAACATTGA
- a CDS encoding WbqC family protein translates to MSEILSNRNEITGIRIELQYLPCLAYFTCLLKYDRIYIDIEERYVKQTHRNRCSVLTANKIDQLTVPVQKYEIATPTKDIKIDYGQDWIRRHLGCLQSAYGKSPFYEFYAPELLQIYDKKLAYLVDLNYELLTICLRLVGVKKDVQYNLSGADIEKSEAFNAISLINNKKSTFTPQCYKPEPYYQTFGNDFVSNLSIIDLLFNMGPEARSVLLRSCKFQ, encoded by the coding sequence GTGTCAGAAATTTTGAGTAACCGTAACGAGATTACGGGAATACGGATCGAATTACAGTATTTGCCTTGTTTAGCGTATTTTACCTGTTTATTAAAGTACGATCGTATTTATATCGACATTGAGGAACGGTATGTGAAGCAGACTCATCGAAACAGATGCAGTGTGCTAACTGCGAATAAAATAGATCAGCTTACAGTTCCGGTTCAGAAGTACGAGATAGCCACCCCCACAAAAGATATTAAGATTGATTACGGCCAGGATTGGATCCGTCGTCATTTAGGCTGTTTGCAATCAGCTTACGGAAAATCCCCGTTTTATGAGTTTTATGCCCCGGAGCTTTTGCAGATATACGATAAAAAATTAGCATATCTCGTTGATTTGAATTATGAATTATTGACAATTTGTCTTAGATTGGTAGGAGTTAAAAAGGATGTTCAGTACAATTTGTCAGGTGCGGATATTGAGAAAAGTGAGGCATTTAATGCTATTTCCCTCATTAACAACAAGAAAAGCACATTTACACCCCAATGTTACAAGCCGGAGCCTTACTACCAGACATTTGGGAATGATTTTGTAAGCAACTTAAGTATTATTGATTTACTATTTAATATGGGGCCCGAAGCAAGGAGTGTTTTGTTAAGATCCTGTAAGTTCCAGTAA
- a CDS encoding L-threonylcarbamoyladenylate synthase yields MPAEFIKIYPQNPDERRIRQVVDVLRNGGLVIYPTDTVYGLGCDIYNSRAVEKIARIKGIKPQKNDFSFICYDLSHIADFARVDNSAFKIMKRVLPGPYTFILEATTAVPKLLNTNKKTVGIRVPDNNIARLIVKELGNPIVTTSIKDDDEIIEYSTDPELIYEKFQHQVDIVIDGGYGGNIASTIVKADSDGFEIIREGLGDISVFS; encoded by the coding sequence ATGCCTGCTGAATTTATTAAAATTTATCCCCAAAATCCTGACGAAAGAAGAATCCGTCAGGTCGTTGATGTGCTTCGGAATGGCGGTCTGGTTATTTATCCTACCGACACCGTTTATGGACTCGGATGCGACATTTACAATTCCAGAGCAGTTGAAAAAATCGCCCGCATTAAAGGGATTAAGCCTCAGAAAAATGACTTTTCCTTCATTTGTTACGATCTGAGTCACATAGCAGATTTCGCCCGGGTTGATAATTCCGCTTTTAAGATCATGAAAAGGGTTTTGCCCGGACCTTACACCTTTATCCTGGAAGCCACAACAGCGGTTCCCAAACTTTTGAATACCAACAAGAAAACCGTAGGAATCCGCGTCCCTGATAATAACATTGCCCGACTGATCGTAAAAGAGCTTGGAAATCCGATCGTAACAACTTCTATCAAAGACGATGACGAGATCATCGAGTATTCCACTGATCCTGAGCTGATTTACGAAAAATTCCAGCATCAGGTGGACATCGTAATTGACGGCGGTTATGGCGGGAACATTGCTTCGACGATCGTGAAAGCTGACAGCGATGGATTCGAAATAATCCGGGAAGGACTCGGCGATATTAGTGTCTTTTCATAA
- a CDS encoding glycosyltransferase, whose protein sequence is MKEKEKPLVTVILTAYNQEKYVGETLESVFDQTYKNLELIVIDNASQDDTLLVIEASKSASRNFLFIKNRRNFGLCAAFNHGLSRAKGKYVIDLAGDDLLMPDRIEKQVEAFEMLADDFAVVFSNARYIDPAGKELENHYAVNANGSAIRQVPSGDVYKNVLERYFICTPTMMMRTSTMLELGGYDETLTFEDFDFWVRSAAQYKYFYLDEILTKKRIVPSSLSSMVYKKGSGMLASYYAVCNKAYDLNRDQQEFDLLAARIRTFIRKCWYAQEFELAVRFRVLLNYIENPGWQTELIVFMCRLHLPVNFAYRFYIKNLKKALSQEGFSF, encoded by the coding sequence ATGAAAGAAAAGGAAAAACCATTGGTGACTGTTATCCTGACAGCTTATAATCAGGAAAAATATGTTGGCGAAACACTTGAATCGGTATTTGACCAAACTTACAAAAACCTCGAACTGATTGTCATTGACAATGCCAGCCAAGACGATACATTACTGGTCATAGAGGCCTCCAAAAGTGCATCCCGGAATTTTTTATTTATCAAAAACAGAAGAAATTTCGGCTTATGCGCGGCCTTTAATCATGGCCTATCGAGGGCGAAAGGGAAATATGTGATTGATCTTGCCGGGGATGATCTGCTAATGCCCGACCGCATAGAAAAGCAGGTTGAAGCATTTGAAATGCTCGCGGATGATTTTGCAGTTGTTTTTTCCAATGCCAGATACATTGATCCGGCAGGAAAAGAGCTTGAAAATCATTACGCAGTGAATGCGAATGGCAGCGCGATCAGGCAAGTCCCATCGGGTGATGTTTACAAAAATGTGCTTGAAAGATACTTCATATGCACGCCTACCATGATGATGCGTACCAGTACGATGCTCGAACTGGGAGGCTATGACGAAACGCTCACCTTCGAGGATTTCGACTTCTGGGTTCGTTCCGCGGCACAGTACAAATATTTTTATCTGGACGAAATCCTTACCAAAAAGCGCATTGTTCCTTCGTCGCTTTCATCCATGGTTTACAAAAAAGGGAGCGGCATGCTGGCATCCTATTACGCAGTTTGCAACAAAGCATACGACCTGAACCGGGACCAGCAAGAATTTGATCTTTTGGCTGCACGAATCCGTACATTTATCAGAAAATGCTGGTATGCGCAAGAATTTGAGCTGGCAGTTCGTTTTCGGGTTTTACTGAACTACATTGAAAATCCGGGATGGCAAACCGAGCTCATTGTTTTCATGTGCAGACTTCATCTTCCTGTCAATTTTGCCTATCGTTTTTATATCAAAAACTTAAAAAAAGCGCTTAGTCAGGAAGGTTTTAGCTTTTAG
- the atpH gene encoding ATP synthase F1 subunit delta — protein sequence MSVSIVASRYAKSLIELAKEQNVLEAVYQDMLLFKDTADKNRGLMLALKSPVVRHEKKLNILKALFETRVNAVSYAIFTIITKKNREAILDEIANEFVKAYNLFQGIQRATVATTTPLTDELRKQFTDIVTASTGRTVQLAEKIDPNLIGGYVLTIDDRQIDASLRSRLNELKLQFVN from the coding sequence ATGTCAGTAAGTATAGTTGCTTCCAGATACGCAAAATCGCTGATCGAGCTAGCCAAAGAACAGAACGTTCTGGAAGCGGTTTATCAGGACATGCTTTTATTTAAGGATACGGCTGATAAAAACAGGGGCTTAATGCTTGCATTGAAAAGCCCTGTAGTGCGTCACGAAAAGAAATTGAACATTTTGAAAGCGCTTTTTGAAACGCGTGTCAATGCGGTTTCGTACGCTATCTTTACCATTATTACGAAGAAAAACAGAGAAGCAATTCTCGATGAAATAGCAAATGAATTTGTAAAAGCCTATAATTTATTCCAAGGCATACAAAGAGCAACGGTGGCGACTACAACACCATTGACTGACGAACTTCGCAAGCAGTTTACAGATATTGTTACTGCCTCAACAGGCCGTACAGTGCAATTGGCGGAAAAAATCGACCCGAATCTTATAGGTGGCTACGTGCTGACAATTGATGACCGTCAGATTGACGCATCATTGAGAAGCCGTCTTAACGAGCTGAAATTACAGTTTGTAAACTGA
- the atpF gene encoding F0F1 ATP synthase subunit B, translating to MSLLTPNPGLIFWMLVVFLLVVFILAKFAWKPIIKGLKDRENEIQGALDLAERTRAEMIQLKSDNEKLIAEANAVRDQILRDAKDAADRTILESKDKAAVEAQKMIESAREAIRNEQQVAVTKIRKEVAVLSLEIAEKVLHRELKDKEAQEQLIAELASSARLN from the coding sequence ATGTCATTGCTTACTCCAAACCCAGGCCTAATTTTCTGGATGCTGGTGGTATTCTTACTGGTTGTTTTCATCCTTGCCAAATTTGCCTGGAAACCAATCATTAAAGGACTTAAAGACCGTGAAAACGAAATCCAGGGCGCACTTGATCTTGCTGAAAGAACAAGAGCTGAAATGATTCAATTGAAATCGGACAACGAAAAGCTGATCGCAGAAGCAAATGCAGTGCGTGATCAAATCCTTCGCGATGCCAAAGACGCAGCTGACCGCACCATCCTTGAATCAAAAGACAAGGCAGCTGTTGAAGCTCAAAAAATGATCGAAAGCGCACGTGAAGCGATTCGTAACGAGCAACAAGTTGCTGTTACCAAGATCAGAAAAGAGGTTGCTGTACTTTCACTGGAAATCGCTGAGAAAGTTTTGCACCGCGAATTGAAAGATAAAGAAGCGCAGGAACAACTGATTGCAGAACTTGCTTCGTCTGCACGCCTTAACTAA
- a CDS encoding sugar phosphate isomerase/epimerase family protein, with translation MNYNEKISRKSFMKASAFMLAAPMLSKFDLTAKVSSNIGLQLYTLRTDLAKDLEGTLKKVAAIGYKEVELFGYNDGKFFGKTPKEFKAILDGLGLNPVSGHYGAGVQMKDQKGTLSNDWQRAVDDAAAIGQKYVNCAYLTDGERKSIEDYKKYVDLFNKSGEVAKKAGLQFGYHNHDFEFKKMDGQLPYDIIASTDPNLVKLELDLYWIVKAGLDPVDLFKKYPGRFPLWHVKDMDKGDQSFAEVGTGSIDFKKIFDARKIAGLEHFFVEQDVAKRPALEAIDISFKNVSKMNV, from the coding sequence ATGAATTACAACGAAAAGATTTCACGGAAATCATTCATGAAAGCGAGTGCTTTTATGCTGGCGGCTCCTATGCTTTCAAAATTCGATTTGACGGCTAAGGTATCCTCAAACATTGGTTTGCAGCTTTACACATTACGCACGGATCTAGCTAAGGATCTGGAAGGAACATTGAAAAAAGTAGCAGCAATTGGTTACAAGGAGGTTGAGCTTTTTGGATATAATGACGGCAAATTCTTTGGCAAAACGCCTAAGGAATTCAAGGCTATATTAGATGGCTTAGGTCTTAATCCGGTGAGCGGACATTATGGCGCCGGCGTTCAAATGAAAGATCAGAAAGGCACACTTTCAAACGACTGGCAGCGTGCAGTAGACGACGCAGCGGCAATTGGACAGAAATATGTGAACTGTGCCTATTTGACAGATGGAGAAAGAAAGTCGATTGAAGATTACAAGAAATATGTTGATCTGTTCAATAAGTCAGGGGAAGTGGCAAAGAAGGCAGGTTTGCAATTTGGTTATCACAACCATGATTTTGAGTTCAAGAAAATGGACGGACAGCTTCCTTATGATATCATCGCAAGTACGGATCCAAACCTTGTGAAGTTGGAGCTGGATTTGTATTGGATTGTAAAAGCTGGTCTGGATCCTGTTGATTTGTTCAAGAAATATCCGGGCCGTTTCCCGTTATGGCATGTGAAGGATATGGATAAGGGTGATCAGTCATTTGCCGAAGTTGGGACGGGTTCGATTGACTTCAAGAAGATCTTTGATGCGCGTAAAATTGCAGGTCTGGAACATTTTTTCGTAGAGCAGGATGTTGCAAAACGCCCGGCTTTGGAAGCGATTGACATTAGCTTTAAGAATGTTTCAAAAATGAATGTTTAG
- a CDS encoding ATP-dependent Clp protease ATP-binding subunit — protein MEAKFSNRVKEVITMSREEALRLGHDYIGAEHLLLGMIREGDGVAIGLLKKLGVSLDDVRQTIEQATKGAATNNVKNLQNIPLTRQSEKVLKITYLEAKIFKSNLIGTEHLLLSILRDEDNVGTQILHKFNVNYEVIKEMLEYQSSGSKPHMGPETEDGDDEARGGMFGGGSGSASGKESKGAEKSRTPVLDNFGRDLTKMAEVGKLDPIVGREKEIERVAQILSRRKKNNPILIGEPGVGKTAIAEGLALRIVQKKVSRVLFGKRVVTLDLASLVAGTKYRGQFEERMKAVMNELEKSPDVILFIDELHTIVGAGGASGSLDASNMFKPALSRGEIQCIGATTLDEYRQYIEKDGALARRFQMVMVDATSIEETIQILENIKDKYEDHHHVNYTPESISTAVKLSERYITDRFLPDKAIDVLDEVGARVHISNITVPEDILVLEEQIENIKQEKNRVVKSQKYEEAAQLRDREKKLIDQLERAKVAWEEETKQKRYTVTEHNVAEVVAMMTGIPVTNVSMDEGKKLLNMADELKAKVIGQNPPIEKLVKAIQRTRVGLKDPKKPIGSFIFLGPTGVGKTELAKVLSTYLFDKDDSLVRIDMSEYMEKFSVSRLVGAPPGYVGYEEGGQLTEKIRRKPYSVVLLDEIEKAHPDVFNILLQVLDDGILTDGLGRRVDFRNTIIIMTSNIGARDLKDFGSGIGFSTKAKTENQDDIMKGTIQSALRKAFSPEFLNRLDDVIVFNSLQREDLHRIIDISLGKLFNRVKGLGYEIELTIPAKDFLSEKGYDPQYGARPLNRAIQKYLEDPVAEEILKGDLREGDVLVANHEENSEQLVISVRKKEEELAN, from the coding sequence ATGGAAGCAAAATTTTCGAATAGAGTGAAAGAGGTAATCACGATGAGCCGGGAAGAAGCGCTTCGCCTCGGTCATGATTACATTGGAGCAGAGCATTTGTTGCTGGGAATGATTCGTGAAGGAGACGGAGTGGCGATTGGCTTGTTAAAGAAGCTTGGCGTTTCTCTGGATGATGTCCGACAGACCATTGAGCAGGCAACAAAGGGCGCAGCGACCAATAACGTTAAGAATTTACAAAATATACCCCTGACAAGACAGTCGGAGAAAGTTTTAAAAATTACTTATCTGGAAGCCAAAATTTTTAAGAGTAATTTGATCGGAACGGAACATTTGCTGCTTTCGATCTTGCGTGATGAGGACAATGTGGGCACCCAGATTCTTCATAAATTTAATGTTAACTACGAAGTCATCAAAGAAATGTTAGAATATCAATCATCAGGATCCAAGCCGCACATGGGGCCGGAGACCGAAGACGGAGATGATGAGGCAAGAGGTGGTATGTTTGGGGGAGGAAGCGGCTCCGCATCTGGTAAAGAATCAAAAGGAGCTGAAAAATCACGGACTCCGGTTTTGGATAACTTTGGACGCGACCTGACCAAAATGGCCGAGGTTGGAAAATTGGATCCGATCGTTGGACGTGAAAAAGAGATCGAACGTGTTGCCCAGATCCTTAGCCGTCGTAAAAAGAATAACCCAATCCTGATTGGTGAGCCCGGTGTAGGTAAAACTGCGATCGCGGAAGGTCTTGCGCTGAGAATTGTTCAGAAAAAAGTTTCTCGTGTGCTTTTTGGCAAACGCGTTGTAACACTTGATCTTGCTTCTCTTGTTGCCGGAACGAAATACCGTGGGCAGTTTGAAGAAAGAATGAAAGCAGTTATGAATGAATTGGAAAAATCCCCGGATGTGATCCTGTTCATTGATGAGCTTCATACGATCGTAGGCGCAGGCGGCGCTTCCGGTTCACTGGATGCTTCAAACATGTTCAAACCAGCACTGTCGCGCGGAGAAATTCAATGTATCGGTGCGACGACACTAGATGAATATCGCCAGTATATTGAAAAAGATGGAGCATTAGCACGTCGTTTCCAAATGGTGATGGTGGATGCAACTTCAATTGAAGAAACCATTCAGATCCTTGAAAACATTAAGGATAAATATGAAGATCACCACCATGTGAATTACACGCCTGAGTCTATCAGCACAGCTGTTAAGCTTTCTGAAAGATACATTACAGACCGTTTCTTGCCAGATAAGGCGATTGACGTCTTGGATGAAGTGGGAGCGAGAGTTCACATAAGCAATATTACCGTTCCCGAAGACATTCTCGTTCTTGAAGAGCAGATTGAAAATATCAAGCAGGAAAAGAACAGGGTTGTTAAGAGCCAGAAATACGAAGAAGCTGCGCAATTGAGAGATCGTGAGAAGAAATTGATCGATCAGTTGGAGCGTGCCAAAGTGGCTTGGGAAGAAGAAACCAAACAAAAACGTTACACTGTAACCGAACATAATGTAGCCGAGGTGGTTGCAATGATGACAGGTATCCCTGTAACGAATGTTTCCATGGACGAAGGCAAGAAATTGCTGAACATGGCTGACGAATTGAAAGCGAAAGTAATTGGTCAGAACCCGCCGATTGAAAAGCTTGTGAAAGCGATTCAGCGCACCAGGGTAGGTTTGAAAGATCCTAAGAAACCAATTGGATCATTCATTTTCCTGGGACCAACCGGTGTAGGTAAAACCGAGCTCGCGAAAGTGCTTTCAACATATCTGTTTGACAAAGATGATTCTTTGGTGCGAATCGATATGAGCGAATACATGGAGAAATTCAGCGTATCGCGTTTGGTAGGAGCGCCTCCGGGATATGTGGGTTATGAAGAAGGGGGACAGTTGACCGAAAAAATCAGACGTAAGCCTTACAGTGTGGTCCTTTTGGATGAAATCGAAAAAGCGCATCCGGATGTTTTCAACATTCTTTTGCAAGTGCTTGACGACGGAATCCTGACAGACGGTCTGGGACGCAGAGTGGATTTCAGAAATACGATCATTATCATGACTTCGAACATTGGAGCGCGTGATTTGAAGGATTTCGGATCTGGAATCGGCTTCTCTACCAAAGCGAAAACGGAAAACCAGGATGACATTATGAAGGGCACCATTCAAAGTGCACTTCGGAAAGCATTCTCTCCGGAATTCCTGAACCGTTTGGATGATGTGATCGTGTTCAACTCACTGCAACGTGAAGATTTGCACAGAATTATCGACATTTCACTGGGTAAATTGTTCAACCGTGTGAAAGGTTTAGGTTACGAAATAGAATTGACAATTCCTGCGAAGGACTTCTTATCCGAAAAAGGTTACGATCCGCAATACGGAGCCCGTCCTTTAAACCGTGCGATCCAGAAATATCTTGAAGATCCCGTAGCAGAGGAAATATTGAAAGGCGATTTGCGCGAAGGAGATGTGCTTGTGGCCAATCACGAAGAGAACAGTGAACAACTTGTTATCAGTGTTCGTAAAAAAGAAGAAGAGCTGGCCAATTAA